The Caulobacter vibrioides sequence TCAACGAGGCACATCCGGCAGTTGCCGGCGATGGACAGGCGTTCGTGATAGCAGAAGCGCGGGATCTCTTCCCCGGCCAGCTCCGCAACCTGCAGAACCGTCATGCCGGGCTCGAACTCGACCTCGACGCCATTGACCTTGGCGATTGCCATTCTAGTTACTCCGCCGCGATCAGCTTGGCGCCCTGCACGTGCAGGCGACCGCTACGATAAGAAGCGATCCGCTCCTCCACCTCATGGCGGAAGTGGCGGAACAGACCCTGGATCGGCCAGGCGGCCGCGTCGCCCAGGGCGCAGATGGTGTGACCCTCGACCTGGGTCGTCACGTCCAGCAGCGTGTCGATCTCTTTGGGATCGGCCTCGCCGGTGACCATGCGTTCCATGACGCGCCACATCCAGCCGGTGCCTTCACGGCACGGCGTGCACTGGCCGCAGCTCTCGTGCTTGTAGAAGTACGACAGGCGGGCGATGGCGCGAACAAGGTCGGTGTCCTTGTCCATGACGATGACGGCGGCGGTGCCCAGGCCCGACTTCAGGTTCCGCAGGGCGTCGAAGTCCATCGGGAGGTCTTCGCACTGCTCGGCGGGGATCATCGGCACCGACGAACCGCCCGGAATGACGGCCTTCAGGTTGCCCCAGCCGCCCCGGATGCCGCCGCAGTGGTCCTCGACCAGTTGGCGGAATGGGATGCTCATCGCCTCTTCGACGTTGCAGGGCAGATTCACGTGGCCCGAGACGCAGAAGAGCTTGGTGCCGGCGTTGTTCGGACGGCCAAAGCCGGCGAACCAGGCTGCGCCGCGACGCAGGATCGTACCCGCAACGGCGATCGATTCCACGTTGTTGACCGTGGTCGGCATGCCGTAGAGGCCCGCGCCGGCCGGGAACGGCGGCTTCAGGCGCGGCTGGCCCTTCTTGCCTTCCAGGCTTTCCAGCAGGGCCGTCTCTTCGCCGCAGATATAGGCGCCGGCGCCGTGGTGGACGTAGATGTCGAAGTCCCAGCCGTGGACATTATTCTTGCCGACCAGCTTGGCCTCGTAGGCCTGCTTGATCGCCGCTTCCAGGCGCTCGCGCTCGAAGACGTACTCGCCGCGGATGTAGATGTAGCAGGCGTGAGCCAGCATCGCGCGCGAAGCGATCAGGCAGCCCTCGATCAGGAGGTGCGGGTCATGCCGCATGATCTCCCGGTCCTTGCAGGTGCCCGGCTCGGATTCGTCGGCGTTGACGACCAGGTAGTGAGGACGACCGTCCTTCACTTCCTTGGGCATGAACGACCACTTCAGGCCGGTCGAGAAACCCGCGCCGCCCCGACCGCGCAGGCCGGAGTTCTTCATGTTCTCGATGATCCAGTCGCGCCCGGCGTCCAGGATGTCCTTGGTGCCATTCCAGCAGCCGCGCTTCTTCGCGCCCTCAAGGCCCCAGTCGTGGAGACCGTAGAGGTTCGTGAAGATGCGGTCCTTGTCTTCGAGGATACCGACCATGACTCAGCTTTGCGGATCGAATGGATGGGCGCGCACATAGCGCGTCCGACGAATGATGACATAGGCGAAAAGCGACCAACCCGCGCCAATGATGGCGAGGCCGGCCACAACCGCCCAGAACGGCGCGCCTTCGACGACACGACCCCAGACCAGAAGGATCGCGCCCAGCAGGCACGCCACGAAGCCGAAGCCCCGTTCGCGACGATGCAGACCCCGGATGGTGTCGGCATACGCCGCCTTGCGGCTGTTGAGGTCGCTGTCGTCGATCATGACGAAGCGCCCTCCCCCTTGGTCGCGCGCATCCAGCCCAGGATGAACCAGATGTGCGAACCCAGGCCCGCGACGATGGCGCCCAGGAAGACCAGCCGCAGCCAGTCGATCCGCAGCGACACCGCGCCATAGATCGCGACGCCGGCCAGCACGAAGCACACCGCGTTGATGACGAGCATCGCGGTGAGGCGCTTCTTCTGGAGGGCGGCGTCAGCGGTCATGTTAGGCGGCGGGCTCCGACTTCGGAGCCTTCTTGGGCTTTTCGGGCAGGTTCGGGATCTTGATCTTCTTGGCGTACGAGCCGTCGTACAGCTTCGGATCGGTCAGGGTGTGGATCGCGCCCCTCGGCTCCGAAGCGCCACGGCCCTCATAGCTGCCCGGCTGCGGCGCCTTGCCGGCGGCGAAGTCGTCGAGGATCTTGGCCAGGCTCTCCGGCGTCAGGTCCTCGTAGTAGTAGTCGTTGATCGCGGCCATCGGCGCGTTGCAGCAGGCGCCCAGGCACTCGACCTCTTCCCAGCTGAACTTGCCGTCGGCCGAGACGTGGTGGGCCGGACCGATCTTGTCCTCCAGCACCTTGCGCAGGTCGAGCGCGCCGCGCAGCTGGCAGGGCGTGGTGCCGCACAGCTGGACGAAGGCGACCTTGCCGACCGGCTGCAGCTGGAACATCACGTAGAAGGTCGCGACCTCCAGAACGCGGATGACCGGCATCTCGAGCTGCTTGGCGATCTCCTGGATCGCCGGCTCGGAGATCCAGCCCTCCTGCTTCTGGGCCAGCCACAGCATGGGGATCACGGCCGATTGCTTGCGCTCGGCGGGATACTTGGCTTTCCACCAATCGGCCTTGGCCTGGCTTTCCTTCAAAAAGGCGAAGCTGGCGGGCTGTTCTTTAGCGAGACGGCGAACGCTCATCGTGCGAAATCCACGCGGGCGATCTTGTCGCCCTTGAAGGTGTAGATGGCGGCGACCTGGAACGGCGCATCGCCGTTGCCGCGGTCGACATGCTCGTGATCGATCACATTGGATCCGACCACGATGCGGTTCAGTAGCTTCGCCTGGTTCTTGGGAAACTCGGCGAAGGTCTTGGCGTAAAAGGCGCGATAGGCCTCGATGCCCGTGCGCGCGACGTCACCGTTCAGCCCCGCGACGACCACGTCGTCGGAGAAGTGGGCGCAGTGCGCGTCCAGATCCTGGGCGTTGTAGGCGTCGAGCTGCGCCTGGGCGATATCGGCCAGGCTCAACGGTCGATCTCCCCGAACACGATGTCCAGCGAGCCCAGGATGGCCGACACGTCAGCCAGCTGGTGGCCACGGTTCATCCAGTCCATGGCCGCCAGGTGCGGGAAGCCCGGCGCGCGGATCTTGCAGCGATACGGCTTGTTGGTGCCGTCGGAGACGACGAACACGCCAAACTCGCCCTTCGGCGCCTCGACGCAGGCATAGACTTCACCGACCGGGGTCTTGAAGCCTTCGGTGTAGAGCTTGAAGTGGTGGATGAGCGCTTCCATCGAGCGCTTCATCTCGGCGCGGCGCGGCGGCGAGACCTTGTTGTCTTCCGACAGCACAGGGCCGTGCGTCTTGCGCAGCATCTCGCAGGCCTGGCGGATGATCTTGGTCGACTCGCGCATCTCCTGCATGCGGCAGAGATAGCGATCGTAGCAGTCGCCGTTCTTGCCCAGCGGGATGTCGAACTCGAAGTCGTTGTAGTTCTCGTAGGGCTGGCTGCGGCGCAGATCCCAGGCGATGCCCGAACCGCGCACCATCACGCCCGAGAAACCCCAGCTGATCGCCTCTTCCTTGCTCACCACGCCGATATCGACGTTGCGCTGCTTGAAGATGCGGTTGTCGGTGATCAGACCTTCGATGTCGTCGCAGATCTTCGGGAAGGCCTTGGCCCAGGTGTCGATGTCCTCGACCAGCTCCGGCGGCAGGTCCTGGTGGACGCCGCCCGGACGGAAGTAGTTGGAGTGCAGGCGAGCGCCGCAAGCGCGCTCGTAGAACACCATCAGCTTCTCGCGCTCCTCAAAGCCCCAGAGCGGCGGCGTCAGGGCGCCGACGTCCATGGCCTGGGTCGTCACGTTCAGCAGGTGGTTCAGGATCCGGCCGATTTCCGAGTAGAGCACCCGGATGATCTGGCCGCGGATCGGCACTTCGACGCCGAGCAGCTTCTCGATGGCCAGGCAGAAGGCGTGTTCCTGGTTCATCGGCGCCACGTAGTCGAGGCGGTCGAAGTAGGGAATATTCTGCAGGTAGGTCCGCGCTTCCATCAGCTTCTCGGTGCCGCGATGCAGCAGGCCGATGTGCGGATCGACGCGTTCGACGATTTCGCCGTCCAGCTCCAGCACCAGGCGCAGCACGCCGTGCGCGGCCGGGTGTTGCGGGCCGAAGTTGATGTTGAACTTGCGAACAGGCGTTTCCGGAACGGCCGGAACCGCGGATTCGTCTCGGACAAGTTCAGTCGCCGCGACGGGCGATGGCGTTCCGGTCATGACTATGGACCTTCGTTACGCTGTTCGATGCTGAGCGAGACGATCAGTCCCGCGATCAGCAGGACGACGCCCAGCAAGGTGATGATGGTGGTCGCGACGTCCCAGCTTTGGGAAATCGCGGCCTGAGACAATGGCAAGGCCAGCAAGACTGAGGCGGCCCCCAGCAGCGCGCTGCGCAGCTCGGCCACTTCCATCCGCCGGATGCTGGCCCCGATGGCCAGCGTGATCACCGAGATCATGATCGCGACGCCCAGCGACTTGTTCTGATCCGCCGAGATCGTCGGCGCCTTCGTGAACCACCCCGTCAGCCGCATCCCGATGGTCATCAGGAACGCGGTTGAAAAGGCGACCAAGAAGAACGCTGTGGCGGAACGGAACGAAGGCCGTCGCAAACCCATGAGTCGGCATCCCCTTGCTCGCTATTGCGCCTTCTCGTCACCGGGGAGCGCGTACTTGGCGCCTTCCCAGGGCGAGAGGAAATCGAACGCACGGAACTCGGTAATCTTCACAGGTTCATAGACGACGCGCTTGAGCTCATCGTCGTAGCGCACTTCCACATAGCCCGTCATCGGGAAGTCTTTCCGGAGCGGGTGACCGTGGAAACCGTAGTCGGTCAGGATTCGACGCAGGTCGGGGTGACCGTCGAAGAAAATGCCGTACATGTCGAACGCTTCGCGCTCGAACCAGTCCGCCACCGGGAAAACCGGCGTGATGCTGGGGACGGGCGTATCCTCATCGGTCGAGACCTTGAGGCGGACACGGTGGTTCTTCACTAGCGACAGCAGGTGATAGACCACGTCGAAACGCGCGGCCCGCTCCGGATAGTCGACACCCGTCAGGTCGATCAACTGATGGAAACGGCAGGCCGCGTCGTCACGCAGGAACGTCAGCGTTTCGATGACCGACGCCGCGCGCGCGACGATGGTCAGTTCACCGAATGCGACAGAATGTCCCAGCACGCCCGGAGCGCGGGCGACGATGTCCTGACCGAAAAGTTCCAGGGCTTGGCTCATCGCTCGATCGTCCCCGTCCGGCGAATCTTCTTCTGCAGCTGCAGCACGCCATAGACCAGGGCCTCGGCGGTCGGCGGGCAGCCCGGCACATAGATGTCGACCGGCACGACGCGGTCGCAACCGCGCACGACGCTGTAGCTGTAATAGTAGTAGCCGCCGCCATTGGCGCAGCTGCCCATCGAGATCACGTAGCGCGGCTCAGGCATCTGGTCGTAGACCTTGCGCAGAGCCGGGGCCATCTTGTTGGTCAGCGTGCCGGCGACGATCATCACGTCCGACTGACGCGGGCTGGCGCGCGGCGCGAAGCCGTAGCGCTCCAGATCGTAACGCGGCATCGAGGCCTGCATCATCTCGACGGCGCAGCAGGCCAGACCGAACGTCATCCACATGAGCGAGCCGGTGCGCGCCCAGGTGATCAGGTCATCCGCAGCGGCGGTGATGAAGCCCTTGTCGGCCAGTTGCTGCGACACGCCGTCGAAGAACGGGCCGTGCAGCTTGGGGTCATAGCCCTCGACCGTCGAGCGGCCGGCGGACAACGCCGGGACCGGGGACGAGTTGGCGGGAACGATCACTCCCATTCGAGGGCGCCCTTCTTCCATTCATAGATGAAGCCGACGGTCAGGACGCCCAGGAAGGTCATCATCGACCAGAAGGCGAACTGCGCCACGTCTTGCGGCAACTTCATCAGCGTGACCGCCCAGGGGAACAGGAACGCGACTTCCAGGTCGAAGATGATGAAGAGGATCGACACCAGGTAGAACCGGACGTCGAACTTCATGCGCGCGTCGTCGAAGGCGTTGAATCCGCACTCGTAGGCGGACAGCTTTTCCGGGTCCGGCGCCTTGGGCGCGAGCACCGCGGCGGCGAGCAGGAAGACGATACCGATGGCCGCCGCTATCCCGAGAAAGATCACGATCGGCAGGTACTGGAGAAGGAAGGCGGTCATGACAGCCCTTGGCTTGAATCGAGCGGGTTGTAGCCCACTGTCGCCAGCGCTTCAAACGCCCTGCGCATATTGAGAAACGATCGCAACTAATTGCGATTTGTTGGTTCTTCGAGATCGCCGTTGACACGAGTCTTCACCCGACATATCAGACGCGCCTCGCCGATCGGCGGGTCGCACTTTCGCTTCGGCGAAGGGGTATGCGGATGTAGCTCAGTTGGTTAGAGCGCCGGCCTGTCACGCCGGAGGTCGCGGGTTCGAGCCCCGTCATTCGCGCCACCCTTTCAGAGGTGATAGGCTCCCTCCCTCGGTCACGGACGACTGTCGCGCCTTGGCGCACGACGCGGATGTAGCTCAGTTGGTTAGAGCGCCGGCCTGTCACGCCGGAGGTCGCGGGTTCGAGCCCCGTCATTCGCGCCACCGTCCCCTTCCCCTTTAAAATAAAGACTTCTTCGCAAGGGCTTGTGCCGCAGCGTCGTTGCGCCATCTAGCGACCATGACTCCTCGCCCTTATCCGCCCTTCTCGGTTCTAGATCTTGCCCCGGTGCCTCAGGGCGTGGGCGTTGGCCAAGCTCTGCGAAACAGCATCGACCTGGCCCGGCATGCCGAAGCCCTCGGATTCGATCGCTACTGGCTGGCCGAGCATCACAACATGCCGGGAATCGCCAGCGCCGCGACCGCCGTGGTCATCGGCCAGGTGGCGGCGGCGACCACAACGATTCGGGTCGGCTCAGGCGGCGTCATGCTGCCAAACCATGCACCCCTGATGGTGGCCGAGCAGTTCGGAACCCTGAATGCGCTCTATCCCGGGCGCATCGACCTGGGCCTTGGGCGCGCGCCGGGCACCGATCAGGCGACGATGCGCGCCCTTCGGCGATACGCCGGCGCGGTTGATTCGTTCGCCCAGGACGTCGTCGAGCTGCAGCACTGGTTCAAACCGGCGAGCGCCGATCAGAGCGTGCGCGCCGTTCCGGGCGAGGGCCAGGATGTCCCGATCTGGATTCTAGGCTCCTCGACCTGGGGAGCGCAGCTGGCGGCGGCGCTTGGCCTGCCCTACGCGTTCGCCGCGCACTTCGCGCCTGATGCTCTGCTTGAGGCCCTGGCGCTGTACCGCCGCCACTTCAAGCCGTCGGAGACCTTGGAGCGTCCCCGCGCCATGGTGTGCATCGGCGTTTGCGCCGCCGATACGGATGAGGAGGCCAAGCGGCTGTCGACATCGACCCAGCAACAGTTCCTGGCCTTGCGCCGGGGACGACCAGGCCTGTTGCCGCCGCCGGTCGACGATATTCGCGAGCATGCCTCGCCAGCGGAGTTGGCCGGATTGGACCACACGCTCCGGTACGCCGCCGTCGGCTCCGCCGAGACCGTCAAACGCAAGATCGATCAGGTGCTGGAGATGACGGGCGCGGATGAGCTGATGGCGGCGGCCCAGATCCACGATCACGAGGCGCGCAAGCGCAGCTATGAAATTCTGGCGTCGATCCGCAACTAGTGCGCGGCCTTTGCCGAAAGGCCCTCGAAAGCACGCCGACCAGCTAACCGGCCATAGATCGCGCACAGCTCGGTGAAGACCGTGTCCCAGCCATGGCGCGCCACCGCGCGCCGGCGCGCTGCGGCGCCGACGAGGCCCAGATCGCGTGCGAACAGGGCCTCGATGGCCTCCGCAAACGCGGCCGCCTCCGACGCCTGGGCCAACTGGCCAACATCCTCGTCGACCGACTCCGCCACCCCACCGGCCGAAACGCCCACAACCGGCAGACCGCACGCCATGGCCTCAAGCACGATCAGGCCAAACGGTTCGTTGTCGTTGGCGTGAACAAAGGCGTCGCAGCTGGCGAGGATGGCGGCCAGTTCGACCGGATCTCGCACATAGTCGATGCACAGGGTGCGGTCGCTGACCGGAGCCCCGCCCCCCGCGCCAACGAACAGCAACCTGTAGGGATCGCCGAGCCGTTCGACGGCCGCGACCAACACATCGAGTCTCTTCTCCCTGGCCGGGCGGCCTGCGAACACCAAAAGCCGCTCGTTCGCCGCCAAGCCCAGACGACGCCGGAGACCCTCGCGATCCGCGCGGTCCGGGTGGAAGATGCTGGTGTCGACCCCAAGCGGGAGACCGATCGCATCGTGCACGCCCGCCTCGATCAATCGTCCGGCGATGAACCGGCTGGGCGCCACCGCCTGGTCAAACTGTCGGTAGATCGCCGCCCATCGCTTCTGCACCGGCCTTTCGGCCCAATCGCCGATGTGAAGCGCCGCCAGCTTTCCAAGATCAGTGTGGCAAAACCCCACAACCGGCACGCCCAGAGCGTCACCGGCGCGTAACGCCGCCAAGCCCGGCGTATAGGGATCGCCCGCCTCGATGATGTCAGGCTGCTGGCGGATCAGGCGCTCCATCCACGCCTGTTTGACGACGGGCCAGCGATAGCCCGCGCCGAACGGCAAGGGCGCGGCGTAGATCGAAACCCGTCCCTGGCCGTCGTAAAAATCCCGAGCGCCCGGCACGACCAGCGTGTGGCGAACATCCGGACGGCAGGCAGCGAGCCACGCGTGCTTTGACGACAGGTACCGGCGCACGCCACCGCTGCGCGGCGCATAGAGCATCGTCGTATCAATGAGGCGGACGGGATCCTCGCCTGAGGGCCGGGCCTGAACCTTGAGACCCTGACGGTCTGGAAGCGGGTCAGGTCTCCTGTGCGTCACGCCGAATCCTCATCGTCACTGGTGGTCGCCTATTCCGCGCCGGAACGATAAAGGTTTTGCGACAGTTAAGGTTCCTCAGCGCCAATAGAAGACCTTGGATTGACCCCGCCTCGTTTCAAGGGCTTCCGCAGAAAGACCTCAGCCTGGGCGTTGAGACTCCTGAGTTCGGCCTCCGCCAGGCGCTCAATAGCCGATAGAAGCTCGGCGCAGACTCACGTGAGCCGCGGTGGGATTTCCATGTCGTGAGAATGGTGGGCAGTGAGGGGATCGAACCCCCGACCCTCTCGGTGTAAACGAGACGCTCTACCGCTGAGCTAACTGCCCTCTTGGGAGCGCGCTTCTAGCCGTCCGCGCCGCCTGCGCAAAGCCCAAAACGAAAAGGCGGAGCGTCAACGCCTGACGCTCCGCCCTTTGGGATTCACGAGATCGTCGACTAGCCGTTCAGCGCCGACTTCAGCCCCTCACCCACCTGGAACCGCGCGGTCTTCGACGCAGGCCGGTTGACGGTTTCGCCCGTCCGGGGATTGCGAGCAGCGCCGGCGGCGCGGCTCACGGCCTTGAAGGTGCCAAAGCCGACCAGACGCACGTCTTCGCCAGACTTCAGAGAGTCGGTGACCGCTTCGATGAAGGCCTCCAACGCGTCCTTGGCTTGGCTCTTGTTGATACCCGCCTTTTCGGCGATCGCCGTAACGAGCTCGGCTTTTGTGGTCATGTTTCTCTCCCAGCCTGAGCGACCACGCTTTTATCGCTGCCGGCGTTGCGCTCGGCTCGATTATGGCGGCTGAAAAAGCCTCGTCAAACGCGAGTGGCGCGGGAAACTCCCGCGCCACCTAAGTTATCTTCGATAAGTTACGCCTAGTGGGTTAACATGGCGTCGCTGTCGCCTTCATCCTTCTTCGTGGATGCGGCCATCGGCTCCTCGGCCTCGTTCCACTCCACAGGCGTGAGCGGTCCCGTCAGGGCATGCTTGAGGACCTCGTCCACCGTCGAGACCGGGATGATCTCCAGGCCGTCCTTCACGGTCTGAGGCACATCCGCCAGATCCTTCTCGTTCTCCTGCGGGATCAGCACCGTCTTCACGCCGGACCGGAGCGCTGCGAGCAGCTTCTCCTTCAGGCCGCCGATCGCGGTGACACGGCCACGCAGGGTGATCTCGCCGGTCATGGCGATGTCCTTGCGGATCGGGATCCCGGTCAGGACCGAGACCATGGCCAGGGCCATGGCGATACCGGCCGACGGACCGTCCTTGGGCGTGGCGCCGTCCGGAACGTGGATGTGCACGTCGGTCTTCTCGAAGATCGGCGGCTTGATGCCGAACTGCGTCGCCCGCGACCGGACGTAGCTGTTAGCGGCCGAGATCGACTCCTTCATCACGTCCTTGAGGTTGCCGGTGATCTGCATGCGACCCTTGCCCGGCATCTTCACGGCTTCGATGGTCAGGATGTCACCGCCGAACTCGGTCCAGGCCAGACCCGTCACGATGCCGACCTGATCGACCTCGTCCGTCTCGCCGTAGCGGTACTTCTGGACGCCCGCGTACTTGGCCAGACGCTCGTCGTCGATCGTGATGGTGGTCAGTTTTTCGCGAGCCAGGTCACGGACCGTCTTGCGCGCCAGCGCGCCCAGTTCCCGCTCCAACGACCGCACGCCGGCTTCCCGCGTGTAGTAGCGGATCAGGTCGCGGATCGCCTTGTCCGGCACGACGAACTCGGCCGGCTTCAGACCATGGTCCTTGGACAGCTTCGGCAGGATGTGCCGCTTGGCGATCTCCAGCTTCTCATCCTCGGTGTAGCCGGGGATGCGGATGATCTCCATGCGGTCCAGCAGCGGCTGGGGCATGTTCAAGCTGTTGGCCGTCGTCACGAACATCACCTGCGACAGGTCGTAGTCGACCTCCAGGTAGTGATCGCCAAACGTCGAATTCTGCGCCGGGTCCAACACTTCCAACAGCGCCGACGCGGGGTCACCGCGATAGTCGCTGCCCATCTTGTCGATCTCGTCCAGAAGGACGAACGCGTTGGTCGTCTTGGCCTTCTTCATCGACTGGATGACCTTGCCAGGCATCGAGCCGATATAGGTGCGACGGTGACCGCGGATTTCGGCCTCGTCACGAACCCCGCCCAGGCTCATCCGCACGAACTCGCGACCGGTCGCCTTGGCGATCGACTTGCCAAGCGAGGTCTTGCCGACGCCGGGAGGGCCCACGAGGCAGAGGATCGGCCCCTTCAGCGAGTTGGTCCGCGCTTGCACGGCCAGGTACTCGAGGATCCGCTCCTTGACCTTCTCCAGGCCATAGTGGTCGGCGTCGAGGACGCCCTCGGCTTCCGGGAGGTCGATCTTCTTGGTCTTGGCCTTGCCCCACGGGATCGACAACAGCCAGTCCAGATAGTTCCGGACGACGGTGCTCTCGGCCGACATCGGGCTCATGTTGCGGAGCTTCTTCAGCTCGGCCTCGGCCTTCGTGCGCGCTTCCTTCGAGAGCTTGGTCTTCTTGATGCGCTTCTCGAGATCGATCAGCTCATCCCGCGCGTCATCAGGGTCGCCCAGCTCACGCTGGATCGCCTTCATCTGCTCGTTGAGGTAATACTCGCGCTGGGTCTTTTCCATCTGGCGCTTCACGCGCGAGCGGATCTTCTTCTCGACCTGCAGCACCGAGATCTCGCCCTCCATCAGGGCGAAGACCTTCTCAAGGCGCTTCACGACATCGAAGATCTCCAGCAGGTGCTGCTTGTCGCCAATCTTCACCGACAGATGCGCGGCGATGCTGTCGGCCAGCTTGCCCGGCTCAGCGATCTGCGGGATCGAGGCCAGTGCCTCAGGCGGCACCTTCTTGTTCAGTTTGACGTAGTTCTCGAACTGCTCGACGACGGCGCGAGACAGCGCTTCGGCCTCGGGACCCGCCCCTTCGTCCTCAGACACCTCGCCGATCTGGGCCTCGTAGTACGACTCCTGGTCGGTGAAGCTCACGACGGCGGCGCGCGCCTTGCCCTCGACCAGCACCTTCACCGTGCCGTCCGGCAGCTTCAGCAGTTGCAGCACGGTGGCCAGCACGCCCACGTCGAAGATGTCACCCGGCGCCGGATCATCGTCGGCCGAGTTCTTCTGCGTGACGAGCAGGATCTGCTTGTCGCCGCGCATCACCTCCTCGAGCGCACGCACGGATTTATCGCGCCCCACGAAAAGCGGCACGACCATGTGCGGGAACACAACGATATCCCGCAGCGGCAAAACAGGAAGCGTACGTAGTTCGGACATGTTCTCAATACTCCCGGCCGAGGCCCTGGAAGGCGCCTGGCCACGCGGGCCGCCGTAACATCAGACGATGCGCCTGAGTCGATCGGTCCGTCCGCCCGGGACTGGGCGAATGTTCGTTATTTATGTGGACGTTTTACAACACGGTTCAAGCGCGCTCGCCCAACAGCGGCGACTAGTCGCGCAGCATCGGTCAAGTTGAGCGACTCATGCCCCGCTAGCGCCGAAACTTGAAAGGAAACACCCTGCAGCTCGC is a genomic window containing:
- the nuoE gene encoding NADH-quinone oxidoreductase subunit NuoE; this translates as MSVRRLAKEQPASFAFLKESQAKADWWKAKYPAERKQSAVIPMLWLAQKQEGWISEPAIQEIAKQLEMPVIRVLEVATFYVMFQLQPVGKVAFVQLCGTTPCQLRGALDLRKVLEDKIGPAHHVSADGKFSWEEVECLGACCNAPMAAINDYYYEDLTPESLAKILDDFAAGKAPQPGSYEGRGASEPRGAIHTLTDPKLYDGSYAKKIKIPNLPEKPKKAPKSEPAA
- a CDS encoding glycosyltransferase family 4 protein, with translation MTHRRPDPLPDRQGLKVQARPSGEDPVRLIDTTMLYAPRSGGVRRYLSSKHAWLAACRPDVRHTLVVPGARDFYDGQGRVSIYAAPLPFGAGYRWPVVKQAWMERLIRQQPDIIEAGDPYTPGLAALRAGDALGVPVVGFCHTDLGKLAALHIGDWAERPVQKRWAAIYRQFDQAVAPSRFIAGRLIEAGVHDAIGLPLGVDTSIFHPDRADREGLRRRLGLAANERLLVFAGRPAREKRLDVLVAAVERLGDPYRLLFVGAGGGAPVSDRTLCIDYVRDPVELAAILASCDAFVHANDNEPFGLIVLEAMACGLPVVGVSAGGVAESVDEDVGQLAQASEAAAFAEAIEALFARDLGLVGAAARRRAVARHGWDTVFTELCAIYGRLAGRRAFEGLSAKAAH
- a CDS encoding NADH-quinone oxidoreductase subunit D; protein product: MTGTPSPVAATELVRDESAVPAVPETPVRKFNINFGPQHPAAHGVLRLVLELDGEIVERVDPHIGLLHRGTEKLMEARTYLQNIPYFDRLDYVAPMNQEHAFCLAIEKLLGVEVPIRGQIIRVLYSEIGRILNHLLNVTTQAMDVGALTPPLWGFEEREKLMVFYERACGARLHSNYFRPGGVHQDLPPELVEDIDTWAKAFPKICDDIEGLITDNRIFKQRNVDIGVVSKEEAISWGFSGVMVRGSGIAWDLRRSQPYENYNDFEFDIPLGKNGDCYDRYLCRMQEMRESTKIIRQACEMLRKTHGPVLSEDNKVSPPRRAEMKRSMEALIHHFKLYTEGFKTPVGEVYACVEAPKGEFGVFVVSDGTNKPYRCKIRAPGFPHLAAMDWMNRGHQLADVSAILGSLDIVFGEIDR
- a CDS encoding NuoB/complex I 20 kDa subunit family protein; this encodes MEEGRPRMGVIVPANSSPVPALSAGRSTVEGYDPKLHGPFFDGVSQQLADKGFITAAADDLITWARTGSLMWMTFGLACCAVEMMQASMPRYDLERYGFAPRASPRQSDVMIVAGTLTNKMAPALRKVYDQMPEPRYVISMGSCANGGGYYYYSYSVVRGCDRVVPVDIYVPGCPPTAEALVYGVLQLQKKIRRTGTIER
- a CDS encoding HU family DNA-binding protein — protein: MTTKAELVTAIAEKAGINKSQAKDALEAFIEAVTDSLKSGEDVRLVGFGTFKAVSRAAGAARNPRTGETVNRPASKTARFQVGEGLKSALNG
- a CDS encoding LLM class flavin-dependent oxidoreductase, which encodes MRHLATMTPRPYPPFSVLDLAPVPQGVGVGQALRNSIDLARHAEALGFDRYWLAEHHNMPGIASAATAVVIGQVAAATTTIRVGSGGVMLPNHAPLMVAEQFGTLNALYPGRIDLGLGRAPGTDQATMRALRRYAGAVDSFAQDVVELQHWFKPASADQSVRAVPGEGQDVPIWILGSSTWGAQLAAALGLPYAFAAHFAPDALLEALALYRRHFKPSETLERPRAMVCIGVCAADTDEEAKRLSTSTQQQFLALRRGRPGLLPPPVDDIREHASPAELAGLDHTLRYAAVGSAETVKRKIDQVLEMTGADELMAAAQIHDHEARKRSYEILASIRN
- a CDS encoding NADH-quinone oxidoreductase subunit C codes for the protein MSQALELFGQDIVARAPGVLGHSVAFGELTIVARAASVIETLTFLRDDAACRFHQLIDLTGVDYPERAARFDVVYHLLSLVKNHRVRLKVSTDEDTPVPSITPVFPVADWFEREAFDMYGIFFDGHPDLRRILTDYGFHGHPLRKDFPMTGYVEVRYDDELKRVVYEPVKITEFRAFDFLSPWEGAKYALPGDEKAQ
- a CDS encoding NADH-quinone oxidoreductase subunit A; translation: MTAFLLQYLPIVIFLGIAAAIGIVFLLAAAVLAPKAPDPEKLSAYECGFNAFDDARMKFDVRFYLVSILFIIFDLEVAFLFPWAVTLMKLPQDVAQFAFWSMMTFLGVLTVGFIYEWKKGALEWE
- a CDS encoding nuclear transport factor 2 family protein, whose amino-acid sequence is MSLADIAQAQLDAYNAQDLDAHCAHFSDDVVVAGLNGDVARTGIEAYRAFYAKTFAEFPKNQAKLLNRIVVGSNVIDHEHVDRGNGDAPFQVAAIYTFKGDKIARVDFAR
- the nuoF gene encoding NADH-quinone oxidoreductase subunit NuoF produces the protein MVGILEDKDRIFTNLYGLHDWGLEGAKKRGCWNGTKDILDAGRDWIIENMKNSGLRGRGGAGFSTGLKWSFMPKEVKDGRPHYLVVNADESEPGTCKDREIMRHDPHLLIEGCLIASRAMLAHACYIYIRGEYVFERERLEAAIKQAYEAKLVGKNNVHGWDFDIYVHHGAGAYICGEETALLESLEGKKGQPRLKPPFPAGAGLYGMPTTVNNVESIAVAGTILRRGAAWFAGFGRPNNAGTKLFCVSGHVNLPCNVEEAMSIPFRQLVEDHCGGIRGGWGNLKAVIPGGSSVPMIPAEQCEDLPMDFDALRNLKSGLGTAAVIVMDKDTDLVRAIARLSYFYKHESCGQCTPCREGTGWMWRVMERMVTGEADPKEIDTLLDVTTQVEGHTICALGDAAAWPIQGLFRHFRHEVEERIASYRSGRLHVQGAKLIAAE